One stretch of Serinicoccus hydrothermalis DNA includes these proteins:
- a CDS encoding ABC transporter permease — translation MSDQPHASKSERPDAGEEQSVAASPPGETGDTGSRATLREQERPSVLFQILSGSALMSVLAVVLALFIGGLLIAFADEDTREAATYFFARPLDTLSAGWSAMWEAYVAMFRGSVFDWQADSLAGMVDPLTESMVFSVPLILAGLGIAIGFRAGLFNIGAQGQIIVGAIVCAWLGFAFDLPPVIHLLVAIMGGLIGGAVWGGIPGVLKARFGANEVIVTIMLNYVAVYLISFMLKQPSFNPGRTGQRSPAVSPDATYPLLVPQWLWPDNGFRLHWGFVVAILATIAVWWLMERSTVGFQIRAVGANPAAARTAGMSVGRITVITMVLAGALAGLAATGQVLGTERSLTAGVAASFGFDAITVALLGRSRPWGTFFAGILFGALKAGGFLMQSLTSTPIDIVLVVQSLIVLLIAAPPLVRNVFRLPDPDKPRRRRASRPGSTTQEATA, via the coding sequence GTGAGCGACCAGCCCCACGCCAGCAAGTCCGAGCGGCCCGACGCGGGGGAGGAGCAGTCGGTGGCCGCCTCGCCCCCCGGCGAGACCGGCGACACCGGGAGCAGAGCCACCCTGCGCGAGCAGGAGCGCCCCTCGGTCCTCTTCCAGATCCTCTCCGGCAGCGCGCTCATGTCCGTGCTCGCCGTCGTGCTCGCGCTCTTCATCGGCGGCCTGCTCATCGCCTTCGCCGACGAGGACACCCGCGAGGCCGCGACCTACTTCTTCGCCCGTCCGCTGGACACGCTCTCGGCCGGGTGGAGCGCGATGTGGGAGGCCTACGTCGCGATGTTCCGCGGCTCGGTCTTCGACTGGCAGGCCGACAGCCTCGCCGGGATGGTCGACCCGCTCACCGAGTCGATGGTCTTCTCCGTGCCGCTCATCCTGGCCGGTCTCGGCATCGCCATCGGCTTCCGCGCCGGTCTGTTCAACATCGGCGCCCAGGGCCAGATCATCGTCGGCGCCATCGTCTGCGCCTGGCTCGGCTTCGCCTTCGACCTGCCGCCGGTCATCCACCTGCTGGTGGCGATCATGGGTGGCCTCATCGGCGGCGCCGTGTGGGGCGGGATCCCCGGCGTGCTCAAGGCCCGCTTCGGCGCCAACGAGGTGATCGTCACGATCATGCTCAACTACGTCGCGGTCTACCTCATCAGCTTCATGCTCAAGCAGCCGAGCTTCAACCCCGGGCGGACCGGTCAGCGGAGCCCGGCGGTGAGCCCGGACGCGACCTACCCGCTCCTCGTGCCGCAGTGGCTGTGGCCGGACAACGGCTTCCGGCTGCACTGGGGCTTCGTCGTGGCCATCCTCGCCACGATCGCGGTGTGGTGGCTCATGGAGCGCTCCACCGTCGGCTTCCAGATCCGCGCGGTCGGTGCCAACCCCGCGGCCGCGCGCACCGCGGGCATGTCGGTCGGGCGGATCACCGTCATCACCATGGTGCTGGCCGGCGCGCTCGCCGGTCTCGCCGCCACCGGTCAGGTGCTGGGCACCGAGCGCTCGCTCACGGCGGGGGTGGCGGCCTCCTTCGGCTTCGACGCCATCACCGTGGCGCTGCTCGGGCGGTCCCGCCCCTGGGGCACCTTCTTCGCCGGGATCCTCTTCGGCGCGCTCAAGGCCGGCGGCTTCCTCATGCAGTCGCTCACGTCGACCCCGATCGACATCGTTCTCGTCGTGCAGTCGCTCATCGTGCTGCTCATCGCGGCACCGCCGCTGGTGCGCAACGTCTTCCGGCTGCCCGATCCCGACAAACCGCGGCGCCGACGCGCCTCCCGCCCCGGCTCGACGACCCAGGAGGCCACGGCATGA
- a CDS encoding ABC transporter permease — protein MSTPTQAPAPATPSDGEEPTRGRPKVGLKTTVVYALAALVTLFAWVLDTPADARTTFQFGTGGDLFRIPNIPLPALATLVVLLVVMLGATVFSWVRWRARRPVPVWLHVVVGAAFVFSFLTFVGAGRSTVIPMVSLLAGALALSVPLVFGAMSGVICERSGIINIAIEGQLLFGAFAGAVVASAAGSPYLGLVAAPVGGAMVGAALAWFSVSFRVNQIIVGVVLNTLIIGLTGFLFSTVLSDNKALWNSRMPLPEIRIPLLADIPVIGPVLFNQTILVYLMYVLVVGLQFMLFRSRWGLRTRAVGEHPKAADTVGIKVNVRRVWNTILGGAIAGLGGAFFTVGSGLAFGREMSAGQGYIALAAMILGKWNPWGAVMAALLFGFSKNLGNVLSTIGSGVPSELLLMLPYVITILAVAGFVGRVRPPAAEGVPYTKS, from the coding sequence ATGAGCACCCCCACCCAGGCCCCGGCCCCGGCGACCCCCTCCGACGGGGAGGAGCCGACCCGCGGCCGCCCCAAGGTCGGCCTCAAGACGACGGTCGTGTATGCCCTCGCCGCCCTGGTCACGCTCTTCGCCTGGGTGCTCGACACCCCGGCGGACGCCAGGACGACCTTCCAGTTCGGCACCGGCGGCGACCTGTTCCGCATACCCAACATCCCGCTGCCGGCGCTGGCCACCCTCGTGGTGCTCCTCGTCGTCATGCTCGGGGCCACGGTCTTCTCGTGGGTGCGGTGGCGCGCCCGCCGGCCGGTGCCGGTGTGGCTGCACGTCGTCGTGGGTGCGGCCTTCGTCTTCTCCTTCCTCACCTTCGTCGGTGCGGGTCGGAGCACGGTCATCCCCATGGTCTCGCTGCTCGCGGGCGCGCTCGCGCTGTCGGTGCCGCTCGTCTTCGGCGCGATGTCCGGCGTCATCTGCGAGCGGTCCGGCATCATCAACATCGCCATCGAGGGGCAGCTGCTCTTCGGTGCCTTCGCGGGTGCCGTCGTCGCCTCGGCGGCCGGCTCGCCCTATCTCGGCCTGGTGGCTGCGCCGGTCGGCGGCGCGATGGTCGGTGCGGCGCTGGCGTGGTTCTCGGTGTCCTTCCGGGTCAACCAGATCATCGTCGGCGTCGTGCTCAACACGCTCATCATCGGTCTCACCGGCTTCCTCTTCTCCACCGTGCTCTCGGACAACAAGGCGCTGTGGAACTCGCGGATGCCGCTGCCCGAGATCCGCATCCCGCTGCTCGCGGACATCCCGGTCATCGGGCCGGTGCTCTTCAACCAGACGATCCTGGTCTACCTCATGTACGTCCTGGTCGTCGGCCTGCAGTTCATGCTCTTCCGCAGCCGCTGGGGCCTGCGCACCCGAGCCGTCGGTGAGCACCCGAAGGCCGCGGACACCGTCGGCATCAAGGTCAACGTGCGGCGGGTGTGGAACACCATCCTCGGCGGCGCGATCGCCGGCCTCGGCGGCGCCTTCTTCACCGTCGGCTCCGGGCTGGCCTTCGGCCGCGAGATGTCGGCGGGGCAGGGCTACATCGCGCTCGCCGCGATGATCCTGGGCAAGTGGAACCCGTGGGGTGCCGTCATGGCGGCGCTGCTCTTCGGGTTCTCCAAGAACCTCGGCAACGTGCTGTCCACCATCGGCAGCGGCGTGCCCTCGGAGCTGCTGCTCATGCTGCCCTACGTCATCACCATCCTGGCCGTCGCCGGATTCGTCGGGCGGGTCCGCCCGCCGGCCGCCGAGGGCGTGCCCTACACCAAGAGCTGA
- a CDS encoding cytidine deaminase — protein MTARAYAPYSGYPVGVAGLVDDGRVVAGCNVENAGYGVTLCAECGMVSDLVAGGGGRLVAVWCVDGRGETLMPCGRCRQLVWEHGGADCLLQTPEGVLRMDEVLPQAFGAENLDRR, from the coding sequence ATGACCGCCCGGGCGTATGCGCCGTACTCCGGCTACCCCGTCGGCGTCGCCGGTCTGGTGGACGACGGCCGGGTCGTGGCCGGGTGCAACGTCGAGAACGCCGGCTACGGCGTGACCCTGTGCGCCGAGTGCGGCATGGTCTCCGACCTCGTGGCCGGCGGCGGTGGCCGCCTCGTGGCGGTGTGGTGCGTCGACGGTCGCGGCGAGACGCTCATGCCCTGCGGCCGGTGCCGCCAGCTCGTCTGGGAGCACGGCGGGGCCGACTGCCTGCTGCAGACCCCCGAAGGCGTGCTGCGGATGGACGAGGTGCTGCCCCAGGCCTTCGGCGCCGAGAACCTCGACCGCCGCTGA
- a CDS encoding Ltp family lipoprotein codes for MSNSTPPPAPSTSASYGDNTEAPSKKRGGCFKILLIGFVGFVLLLVIGAVALSMGEGEDAASPTSPATSESSEEEESSSPDESEAAQDEDTDGSEADEQEPSEEASDPGEDSGLTSAQDNALRAARNYLEFSGFSRQGLIDQLSSEYGDQYAVEDATAAVDYLEQEVSWGEQAERSARQYLDVGPFSRQGLINQLSSEYGDQYTVEQATAGVDAVEPDVDWNEEAAEAAQNYLEISPFSRDQLIEQLSSEYGDQFTVEQATYGVDQTDL; via the coding sequence ATGAGCAACAGCACACCACCACCAGCACCCAGTACCTCTGCTTCGTATGGGGATAACACAGAGGCGCCGTCGAAGAAGCGTGGGGGTTGCTTCAAGATCCTGCTCATTGGGTTCGTCGGCTTCGTTCTCCTTTTGGTCATCGGAGCGGTGGCTCTGTCCATGGGTGAAGGTGAGGATGCCGCAAGCCCGACATCGCCCGCCACATCGGAGTCTTCAGAAGAGGAAGAGTCTTCGTCTCCTGATGAGAGCGAGGCGGCTCAGGACGAGGACACAGATGGCTCCGAGGCTGATGAGCAGGAGCCGTCTGAAGAAGCCTCAGATCCGGGGGAGGACAGTGGGCTGACATCGGCCCAGGACAACGCGCTCAGAGCGGCGCGCAATTACCTGGAGTTCTCCGGCTTCTCGCGGCAGGGACTGATCGACCAGCTGTCCTCGGAATATGGGGACCAGTATGCAGTGGAAGATGCCACCGCTGCAGTGGACTACCTGGAACAGGAGGTCAGCTGGGGTGAGCAGGCGGAACGCTCAGCCCGGCAATACCTCGATGTTGGCCCCTTCTCACGGCAGGGCTTGATCAACCAGTTGTCATCGGAGTACGGAGATCAGTACACGGTGGAGCAGGCGACCGCTGGAGTTGACGCGGTGGAGCCCGACGTGGATTGGAACGAGGAAGCGGCAGAAGCAGCACAGAACTATCTAGAGATCTCTCCCTTTTCTCGGGACCAACTGATTGAGCAACTCTCCTCTGAGTACGGCGACCAATTCACGGTCGAGCAGGCGACCTACGGAGTGGATCAGACAGACCTCTGA
- a CDS encoding thymidine phosphorylase: MSESFDAVDIIRTKRDRGELSPEQIAWVIDAYTREVVADEQMAALAMAILLNGMDRREIGDWTSAMIASGERMDFSSLSRPTADKHSTGGVGDKITLPLAPLVAACGVAVPQLSGRGLGHTGGTLDKLEAIPGWRAALSNEQMLDQLEDVGAVICAAGSGLAPADKRLYALRDVTGTVEAIPLIASSIMSKKIAEGTGTLVLDVKVGSGAFMKTQEDARELAETMVALGQDAGVHTVALLTDMSTPLGLTAGNGVEVAESVEVLAGGGPQDVVDLTVALAREMLEGAGVTDVDPADALADGRAMDVWRRMIEAQGGDPDAPMPEAKESQEVLADADGVLTRLDALAVGVAAWRLGAGRARKEDPVQAAAGVVMHAKPGDEVRKGQPLLTLHTDEAQRLGRATEALEGAWAIGTAYQVETADSIVIDRVS, from the coding sequence ATGAGTGAGTCCTTCGACGCCGTCGACATCATCCGCACCAAGCGCGACCGGGGCGAGCTGAGCCCCGAGCAGATCGCGTGGGTGATCGACGCGTATACCCGGGAGGTCGTCGCCGACGAGCAGATGGCGGCCCTGGCCATGGCGATCCTGCTCAACGGCATGGACCGCCGGGAGATCGGCGACTGGACCAGCGCCATGATCGCCTCGGGGGAGCGGATGGACTTCTCCTCGCTGTCCCGGCCGACGGCCGACAAGCACTCGACCGGTGGTGTCGGCGACAAGATCACGCTGCCGCTGGCGCCGCTGGTCGCGGCATGCGGCGTCGCCGTGCCGCAGCTGTCCGGGCGGGGCCTGGGCCACACCGGCGGCACGCTGGACAAGCTGGAGGCCATCCCCGGCTGGCGGGCGGCGCTGTCCAACGAGCAGATGCTGGACCAGCTCGAGGACGTCGGTGCCGTCATCTGCGCGGCGGGGTCCGGCCTGGCCCCGGCGGACAAGCGGCTCTACGCCCTGCGCGACGTGACCGGGACCGTCGAGGCGATCCCGCTCATCGCCTCCTCGATCATGAGCAAGAAGATCGCCGAGGGCACCGGCACGCTCGTGCTGGACGTCAAGGTCGGGTCCGGGGCCTTCATGAAGACCCAAGAAGACGCGCGCGAGCTCGCCGAGACGATGGTGGCGCTGGGGCAGGACGCCGGCGTGCACACCGTCGCCCTGCTCACCGACATGTCGACCCCGCTCGGGCTGACCGCCGGCAACGGCGTCGAGGTCGCCGAGTCGGTCGAGGTGCTCGCCGGCGGCGGCCCGCAGGACGTCGTCGACCTCACCGTGGCACTGGCCCGGGAGATGCTCGAGGGCGCCGGCGTCACCGACGTCGACCCCGCGGACGCGCTCGCCGACGGCCGCGCCATGGACGTCTGGCGGCGGATGATCGAGGCCCAGGGTGGCGACCCGGACGCCCCGATGCCGGAGGCGAAGGAGAGCCAGGAGGTCCTCGCGGACGCCGACGGGGTGCTCACCCGGCTGGACGCGCTCGCCGTGGGTGTCGCCGCGTGGCGGCTCGGGGCCGGACGTGCCCGCAAGGAGGACCCGGTGCAGGCCGCCGCCGGCGTCGTCATGCATGCCAAGCCCGGCGACGAGGTGAGGAAGGGTCAGCCGCTCCTGACCCTGCACACTGACGAGGCGCAGCGGCTCGGCCGGGCCACCGAGGCGCTGGAGGGCGCCTGGGCCATCGGCACCGCCTACCAGGTCGAGACCGCCGACAGCATCGTCATCGACCGCGTGAGCTGA
- the deoC gene encoding deoxyribose-phosphate aldolase, which produces MSHIIAPGTSLTAQDVADLIDHALLKPELTPQEVEQTCRELAQDEIWSVCVRPSDVRLALQAVEGHQTRVCTVIGFPHGTTSTAAKVAESRQALADGATELDMVLNIGRLRGGDVEAVKQDIAAVVETGHAAGVLVKVIFETALLDEAQKEAACRASEDAGADFVKTSTGFAGGGATLPDVRLMRATIPDTMQVKASGGVRDIDTLLAMVAEGVTRIGTSSTEALLAGAREREEEGTLVVPEPGADAPGTEGEGY; this is translated from the coding sequence ATGTCGCACATCATCGCCCCCGGGACCAGCCTGACCGCGCAGGACGTCGCCGACCTCATCGACCACGCGCTGCTCAAGCCCGAGCTCACGCCGCAGGAGGTCGAGCAGACCTGCCGCGAGCTGGCCCAGGACGAGATCTGGTCGGTGTGCGTCCGGCCCTCGGACGTCCGGCTGGCGCTGCAGGCGGTCGAGGGGCACCAGACCCGGGTATGCACGGTCATCGGCTTCCCGCACGGCACCACCTCGACCGCCGCGAAGGTGGCTGAGTCGCGCCAGGCGCTGGCCGACGGCGCGACCGAGCTGGACATGGTGCTCAACATCGGGCGGTTGCGCGGTGGTGACGTCGAGGCGGTCAAGCAGGACATCGCCGCGGTCGTCGAGACCGGCCACGCGGCCGGAGTCCTGGTGAAGGTCATCTTCGAGACCGCCCTGCTCGACGAGGCGCAGAAGGAGGCGGCCTGCCGGGCGAGCGAGGACGCGGGGGCGGATTTCGTCAAGACCTCGACCGGCTTCGCCGGCGGTGGCGCGACGTTGCCGGACGTGCGGCTCATGCGGGCCACGATCCCGGACACGATGCAGGTGAAGGCCTCGGGCGGGGTCCGCGACATCGACACCCTGCTGGCGATGGTCGCCGAAGGCGTCACCCGGATCGGGACCTCCTCCACCGAAGCCCTGCTCGCGGGAGCGCGCGAGCGCGAGGAGGAGGGGACGCTGGTCGTGCCCGAGCCGGGCGCCGACGCTCCCGGCACCGAGGGGGAGGGTTACTGA
- a CDS encoding cupin domain-containing protein, which yields MPTMLRPVRVPGTGEKLIQELAGSASTGHDGVSVARMTAPAGWDEPGQRPEFDEVTYVLAGHLVVEHEDGQIDVGAGECVLTRAGEWVRYSVGPGGAEYLAVCAPAFTPERAHRDE from the coding sequence ATGCCGACGATGCTGCGGCCGGTCCGGGTGCCCGGGACCGGGGAGAAGCTGATCCAGGAGCTGGCCGGTTCCGCGAGCACCGGGCACGACGGTGTCTCGGTCGCGCGGATGACCGCCCCGGCGGGGTGGGACGAGCCGGGCCAGCGGCCCGAGTTCGACGAGGTGACCTACGTCCTGGCCGGTCACCTCGTGGTCGAGCACGAGGACGGTCAGATCGACGTCGGCGCGGGGGAGTGCGTGCTGACCCGCGCCGGGGAGTGGGTGCGCTACTCGGTCGGACCCGGCGGCGCGGAATACCTCGCCGTCTGCGCCCCCGCCTTCACCCCCGAGCGGGCGCACCGCGATGAGTGA
- a CDS encoding adenosine deaminase, protein MSELGAEQIRALPKVLLHDHLDGGVRPATVLELAQEQGYAALPADDVVSLSAWFAESADSGSLVRYLETFAHTVGVMQTADALRRTARECVLDLAADGVVYAEVRYAPEQHLEGGLGLDEVVAAVNEGLRDGEREVAQGEAEAPAGRIRVRAMLTAMRHAARSQEIAELAVRYRDDEVCGFDIAGAEDGFPPTRHLGAFEFLRQANAHFTIHAGEAFGLASIWEAIQWCGAERLGHGIRIVDDITLDGSPVTDDLAAAIDRAQAEPGAFALGELAAYVRDRRIPLEMCPSSNVQTGAAPSIEEHAIRLLDALRFRVTLNTDNRLMSATTMSREAHLLVDQGGWGLTELRRVTVNAMKSAFLPFDERLAIIEDVLKPAYDG, encoded by the coding sequence ATGAGTGAGCTGGGCGCCGAGCAGATCCGCGCGCTGCCGAAGGTGCTGCTCCACGACCACCTCGACGGCGGCGTGCGCCCGGCGACGGTGCTCGAGCTGGCGCAGGAGCAGGGGTATGCCGCGCTCCCGGCCGACGACGTGGTGTCCCTGTCGGCGTGGTTCGCCGAGTCCGCGGACAGCGGCTCCCTGGTGCGCTACCTCGAGACCTTCGCGCATACCGTCGGGGTGATGCAGACGGCAGACGCGCTGCGGCGCACGGCCCGCGAGTGCGTCCTGGACCTGGCGGCGGACGGCGTGGTCTACGCCGAGGTCAGGTATGCCCCCGAGCAGCACCTCGAGGGGGGCCTGGGTCTCGACGAGGTCGTGGCGGCGGTCAACGAGGGGCTCCGTGACGGCGAGCGCGAGGTGGCGCAGGGTGAGGCGGAGGCACCGGCCGGACGCATCCGGGTGCGCGCGATGCTCACCGCGATGCGCCACGCCGCCCGCAGCCAGGAGATCGCCGAGCTCGCGGTGCGCTACCGCGACGACGAGGTGTGCGGCTTCGACATCGCCGGGGCCGAGGACGGCTTCCCGCCCACCCGGCACCTGGGTGCCTTCGAGTTCCTGCGCCAGGCCAACGCGCACTTCACCATCCACGCCGGCGAGGCCTTCGGGCTGGCCAGCATCTGGGAGGCGATCCAGTGGTGCGGCGCCGAGCGGCTCGGGCACGGCATCCGGATCGTCGACGACATCACCCTGGACGGCTCACCGGTCACCGACGACCTCGCGGCCGCCATCGACCGGGCGCAGGCGGAGCCGGGCGCCTTCGCGCTCGGCGAGCTCGCGGCCTACGTCAGGGACCGGCGGATCCCGCTGGAGATGTGCCCGAGCAGCAACGTGCAGACGGGTGCGGCGCCCTCGATCGAGGAGCACGCGATCCGGCTGCTCGACGCGCTGCGCTTCCGGGTGACGCTCAACACCGACAACCGGCTCATGAGCGCGACCACCATGAGCCGGGAGGCCCACCTGCTCGTCGACCAGGGCGGCTGGGGGTTGACCGAGCTGCGCCGGGTCACCGTCAACGCGATGAAGTCGGCCTTCCTGCCCTTCGACGAGCGGCTCGCGATCATCGAGGACGTGCTCAAGCCCGCCTACGACGGCTGA
- a CDS encoding RDD family protein, producing MATRGIFEAQRFVTSEAVEIELPAAQLPTRMLSGLIDLLLIGVSTFLLVWLLPVEIFAADAALGQAFVIVLLVLVMAGVPITLESLTRGRTVGKMVMGLRTVRDDTGPIGLRHAIIRALAGTFELWMTFGSVALITAMTNEKAKRLGDFLAGTYVVHDRVRLRMLTPPQLAPELADWAAGADIGVLPDSLVVATRQFLARAQTLTPAARAQTGSELYAAVLGHVAPAPPPGVHPELVMGSVLAQRRLRDEERLERADALRARVLGQPS from the coding sequence ATGGCGACCCGGGGGATCTTCGAGGCGCAGCGCTTCGTGACCAGCGAGGCCGTCGAGATCGAGCTCCCCGCCGCGCAGCTCCCGACGCGCATGCTGTCCGGGCTCATCGACCTCCTCCTCATCGGCGTCTCCACCTTCCTGCTGGTCTGGTTGCTGCCCGTCGAGATCTTCGCCGCGGACGCCGCGCTCGGGCAGGCCTTCGTCATCGTGCTCCTGGTGCTCGTCATGGCCGGGGTGCCGATCACGCTGGAGAGCCTCACCCGCGGCCGCACCGTCGGCAAGATGGTCATGGGGCTGCGGACCGTCCGCGACGACACCGGCCCGATCGGGCTGCGGCACGCGATCATCCGCGCGCTGGCCGGCACCTTCGAGCTGTGGATGACCTTCGGCAGCGTCGCCCTCATCACCGCGATGACCAACGAGAAGGCCAAGCGGCTGGGCGACTTCCTGGCGGGCACCTACGTCGTGCACGACCGGGTCCGGCTGCGGATGCTGACCCCGCCGCAGCTGGCCCCCGAGCTCGCGGACTGGGCGGCCGGGGCGGACATCGGCGTCCTGCCCGACAGCCTCGTCGTCGCGACCCGGCAGTTCCTCGCCCGTGCGCAGACCCTCACCCCGGCCGCGCGGGCGCAGACCGGCAGCGAGCTGTATGCCGCGGTGCTCGGCCACGTCGCGCCCGCTCCCCCGCCGGGCGTCCACCCGGAGCTGGTCATGGGCAGCGTCCTGGCGCAGCGACGGCTGCGTGACGAGGAGCGCCTCGAGCGCGCCGACGCGCTGCGTGCCCGGGTGCTCGGTCAGCCGTCGTAG
- a CDS encoding stage II sporulation protein M, with protein sequence MDLDALVGRRRAAWDRLDRLSRQRRLDGEAADALLDGYQRAATDLSLVRSSAPDATVVTHLSTLVARARARAARVPTLTWAGIGRFFAEDLPAALYRLRWWWGITALANVVVGLVLGWWLVQNPVVEQSLLSTEEVTELVNVSFESYYSENAASSFSTLVWVNNAWVAARCIGMGVLGVPVIWLLWQNVANVAVIGSLMHRHGRAEVFWGLITPHGLLELMAIFVAAGVGLRLFWAWVAPGRRTRLANLAAEGRTAAGVAIGLVFVLLLSGVIEGFVTPSPLPTWARVGIGALALGLFFVYVFTLGRRAALRGATGDVGQELQAATAPTSA encoded by the coding sequence GTGGACCTGGATGCGCTGGTGGGGCGGCGGCGCGCCGCCTGGGACCGGCTGGACCGGCTCTCCCGGCAGCGTCGGCTGGACGGCGAGGCGGCCGACGCGCTGCTCGACGGCTACCAGCGCGCGGCCACCGACCTCTCGCTCGTGCGCTCCAGCGCCCCCGACGCCACGGTCGTCACGCACCTGTCGACCCTGGTCGCGCGGGCCCGGGCGCGGGCGGCCCGGGTGCCGACGCTGACCTGGGCCGGGATCGGGCGCTTCTTCGCCGAGGACTTGCCGGCCGCGCTCTACCGGCTGCGCTGGTGGTGGGGGATCACCGCGCTCGCCAACGTCGTGGTCGGCCTGGTCCTCGGGTGGTGGCTGGTGCAGAACCCCGTCGTCGAGCAGTCCCTGCTCAGCACCGAGGAGGTCACCGAGCTGGTCAACGTGAGCTTCGAGTCCTACTACTCCGAGAACGCCGCGAGCAGCTTCTCGACGCTCGTGTGGGTCAACAACGCCTGGGTCGCGGCGCGCTGCATCGGTATGGGTGTGCTCGGGGTGCCGGTGATCTGGCTGCTGTGGCAGAACGTGGCCAACGTCGCCGTCATCGGCTCGCTCATGCACCGGCACGGCCGCGCCGAGGTCTTCTGGGGGCTCATCACGCCGCACGGGCTGCTGGAGCTCATGGCGATCTTCGTCGCCGCCGGGGTCGGGCTGCGGCTCTTCTGGGCCTGGGTGGCGCCCGGTCGCCGGACCAGGCTGGCCAACCTGGCCGCCGAGGGCCGCACCGCGGCGGGCGTGGCGATCGGCCTCGTCTTCGTCCTGCTCCTGTCCGGGGTCATCGAGGGTTTCGTCACGCCCTCGCCGCTGCCGACCTGGGCGCGGGTGGGGATCGGGGCCCTCGCCCTGGGGCTCTTCTTCGTGTATGTCTTCACGCTCGGCCGCCGCGCGGCGCTGCGGGGAGCCACGGGTGACGTGGGCCAGGAGCTGCAGGCGGCGACCGCGCCGACCTCGGCCTGA
- a CDS encoding TIGR03086 family metal-binding protein: protein MSSRSAAARRCGEPRVTWARSCRRRPRRPRPDRRKALLHHLFGLTVAFRDGAAKVEGPTTGTPPQVSEGPLPEGWREQLRERLTALAQAWSEESAWEGMTTAGGVTFPAEVCGLVALDEVLLHGWDLAAATGQAYPVPDEEAEAVLPIVTPSGDAEADSASREGMFGPPVAVPDDASTFDRVLGFCGREPRWTRQD, encoded by the coding sequence ATGTCTTCACGCTCGGCCGCCGCGCGGCGCTGCGGGGAGCCACGGGTGACGTGGGCCAGGAGCTGCAGGCGGCGACCGCGCCGACCTCGGCCTGACCGACGGAAGGCCCTGCTGCACCACCTGTTCGGGCTCACCGTCGCCTTCCGCGACGGGGCGGCCAAGGTCGAGGGGCCCACGACCGGGACCCCTCCGCAGGTGAGCGAGGGTCCGCTGCCGGAGGGATGGCGCGAGCAGCTGCGAGAGCGGCTGACCGCGCTCGCGCAGGCGTGGTCCGAGGAGTCGGCCTGGGAGGGGATGACCACCGCGGGCGGGGTGACCTTCCCCGCCGAGGTCTGCGGGCTGGTCGCCCTGGACGAGGTCCTGCTGCACGGGTGGGACCTGGCCGCCGCGACCGGGCAGGCATACCCCGTGCCGGACGAGGAGGCCGAGGCGGTGCTGCCGATCGTCACCCCGAGCGGCGACGCGGAGGCCGACTCCGCCTCGCGCGAGGGGATGTTCGGGCCACCCGTCGCCGTGCCCGACGACGCGTCGACCTTCGACCGGGTGCTGGGCTTTTGCGGACGGGAACCTCGCTGGACGCGCCAGGACTGA